In the genome of Sphingopyxis sp. YF1, the window CTGACCGGCCAGACGGCATGGCAGAGCACCGGCGGAATGCAGCTCGGTTCGATCTGGGGGCACGGCGCCTATCAGGCCCCCGACTGGTCCGCCGACTGGCTGCACCGCGAACTGACCGCCTGGCTCGGCCTTGCGGCCGAGGAGAGCTACGGCAAGGCGTTCGACGCGCTCGATGTCGAACAGAAAGCCGCGCTGACGCACGGGCTGAAACAGGAATATCGGCACAACAGCCTCGACCCCGCGACGGGCACGGTCACCGTTTCGGACCGTCGCGCCCGGGCCATCGTCCTGACCGCCGATCATTTTGACCGCCTCTACGGCAGCGATCCCGCGCTGCGGTCGATGCGCGACAATTATGCGATGAAGGAGGACACGCTGCCCGATCCCGCCAGGCGGGCGGCGCTCACCGATTTCTTCTTCTGGACCGCGTGGGCGGCGTCGACCGAACGGCCGGGCACGATCGCCACCTACACTAACAACTGGCCACCCGAACCGCTGATCGGCAACCAGCCGACGCCGGAAAATATCCTGTGGTCGCTCGCCTGCGTCGTCATCCTGATCGCAGGCGTCGGTGCGCTCATCTGGGGCTGGGCGTTTTTGCGCCGGCACGACGATACACCGCCCGTCGCCGCAGAGCGCGATCCGCTGACCCTCGCGGCGCTGACGCCGTCGCAGCGCGCGCTCGGCAAATATCTGTTCGTGGTGCTCGCGCTCTTTGTCTTTCAGGTGTTTATCGGCGGCTTCACCGCCCATTATACGATCGAGGGACAAAGCTTTTACGGCATCGATGTCTCGCAATGGTTTCCCTATGCGCTGACCCGCACATGGCACGTGCAGAGCGCGGTGCTGTGGATCGCGACGGCCTTCCTCGCCGCGGGCCTGTTTCTCGCGCCGGTCATCCACGGCGGCGACCCGAAGCATCAGAAGCTGGGAGTCGACATCCTCTTCTGGGCGCTGCTCCTCGTCGTCGTCGGGTCGTTTGCCGGCAATTATCTGGCGATCGCGCAGACGATGCCGACCGAACTCGGCTTCTGGCTCGGGCATCAGGGATATGAATATCTCGACCTCGGGCGGGTCTGGCAGATCGCGCTGTTCGGCGGACTGCTCTTCTGGCTGGTGCTGATGCTGCGCGGCATGCTGCCCGCGTTGCGCAAGGGGGAGGGCGACAGGAACCTGCTCGCGCTGCTCACCATCGCCACCGTCGCGATCGGGCTCTTCTATGGTTCGGGCCTCTTCTATGGCGAGCGCACGCACATCACGATCATGGAATATTGGCGCTGGTGGGTGGTCCATTTGTGGGTCGAGGGGATTTTCGAGGTGTTCGCGACCGCGGCGCTCGCCTTCATCTTCGCGTCGATGGGACTGGTCTCGAAGCGCATCGCGACTGCGGCCAGCCTTGCGTCGGCGTCGCTCTTCATGGTCGGCGGCGTGCCGGGCACCTTCCACCATCTCTACTTCTCCGGAACGACGACGCCGGTCATGGCGGTGGGCGCCGCGTTCAGTGCGCTCGAGGTGGTGCCGCTGATCGTGCTCGGTTACGAAGCGTGGGAGCATTGGAGCCTGCGCAACCGCGCGCCGTGGATGCGTCCGCTG includes:
- a CDS encoding nitric-oxide reductase large subunit; this encodes MGEYRRLWWTLIAVLTVTFAILGVSGVEVYRKAPPIPAQVVTASGEVLMTRDDILTGQTAWQSTGGMQLGSIWGHGAYQAPDWSADWLHRELTAWLGLAAEESYGKAFDALDVEQKAALTHGLKQEYRHNSLDPATGTVTVSDRRARAIVLTADHFDRLYGSDPALRSMRDNYAMKEDTLPDPARRAALTDFFFWTAWAASTERPGTIATYTNNWPPEPLIGNQPTPENILWSLACVVILIAGVGALIWGWAFLRRHDDTPPVAAERDPLTLAALTPSQRALGKYLFVVLALFVFQVFIGGFTAHYTIEGQSFYGIDVSQWFPYALTRTWHVQSAVLWIATAFLAAGLFLAPVIHGGDPKHQKLGVDILFWALLLVVVGSFAGNYLAIAQTMPTELGFWLGHQGYEYLDLGRVWQIALFGGLLFWLVLMLRGMLPALRKGEGDRNLLALLTIATVAIGLFYGSGLFYGERTHITIMEYWRWWVVHLWVEGIFEVFATAALAFIFASMGLVSKRIATAASLASASLFMVGGVPGTFHHLYFSGTTTPVMAVGAAFSALEVVPLIVLGYEAWEHWSLRNRAPWMRPLRWPLMCFVAVAFWNMLGAGVFGFMINTPVALFYLQGLNTTAVHAHAALFGVYGFLALGFTLLVLRYIRPEIAFSERLMRTGFWGLNAGLVLMIFTSLLPVGLFQFEASVTTGMWYARSDEFLQQDFLETLRWVRTFGDVVFILGAVAVAWQVVILSLWRKGARA